A region of Eriocheir sinensis breed Jianghai 21 unplaced genomic scaffold, ASM2467909v1 Scaffold919, whole genome shotgun sequence DNA encodes the following proteins:
- the LOC126994914 gene encoding nuclear apoptosis-inducing factor 1-like: MASAVKRRRHNFSTEEVLALITAVRQRWHTITGPLSSCLTAAAKQRAWEAVVEEVNAVSGVGRSVEEYCTGGGSVQTDTLTDAEEAKAQVLDPAVVAGTGSDLESDPRPTPSVSAGATSAALAVTPQPTL; the protein is encoded by the exons ATGGCGTCAGCTGTGAAGAGAAGGCGGCACAATTTTTCCACCGAGGAAGTTTTAGCCCTCATCACAGCGGTGCGGCAAAGATGGCACACCATCACAGGGCCGCTGTCATCTTGCCTCACCGCTGCAGCCAAACAACGAGCTTGGgaagctgtggtggaggaggtcaacGCCGTGAGTGGGGTCGGGCGCAGCGTGGAGGAG tattgTACAGGTGGCGGCTCTGTACAAACGGACACCCTCACCGATGCTGAGGAGGCCAAGGCGCAGGTGCTGGACCCTGCAGTTGTAGCGGGCACAGGATCTGATTTAGAATCAGATCCTCGTCCAACACCTTCTGTGTCCGCAG gggccacttctgcggcacttGCCGTAACACCCCAGCCCACACTGTGA